In Actinoplanes sp. NBC_00393, a single genomic region encodes these proteins:
- the fahA gene encoding fumarylacetoacetase → MTWLDVPADHPFGVATLPYGVFSTPADPHPRVGVAIGDRILDLPAAIRNLAPELAAAVAGPSLDALLAAGPRTWADVRARITTWLTDEVYRELLDGHLVPAGDARMHLPFTVADYVDFYASENHATNLGRMFRPGQDPLTPNWKHLPIGYHGRAGTVVVSGTEVVRPCGQRRSPDGEISFGPSQRLDIEAELGFVVGTPSALGRPVELTAFDQHVFGVCLVNDWSARDIQAWEYVPLGPFLGKSFATSISPWIVPLAALDRARVTPPARTVPLLPYLDDASTEPWGFDIHLEVRLNGHIVSRPEFAGMYWTGAQMLAHLTANGASLRTGDLYASGTISGEDPDQRGSLIELSWGGQEPVKLPDGATRTFLEDGDEVVITATAPGPAGAVIGLGELRGRITAANRD, encoded by the coding sequence GTGACCTGGCTCGACGTTCCCGCTGACCACCCGTTCGGCGTCGCCACCCTGCCGTACGGGGTGTTCAGCACGCCTGCCGACCCGCACCCGCGGGTCGGTGTCGCGATCGGCGACCGGATCCTCGACCTGCCCGCGGCGATCCGCAACCTGGCCCCGGAACTCGCCGCTGCCGTCGCCGGTCCGTCGCTCGACGCGCTGCTCGCCGCCGGGCCGCGCACCTGGGCCGACGTGCGGGCCCGGATCACCACCTGGCTCACCGACGAGGTCTACCGGGAGCTGCTCGACGGCCATCTCGTGCCGGCCGGGGACGCACGGATGCATCTGCCGTTCACGGTCGCCGACTACGTCGACTTCTACGCCTCGGAGAACCACGCCACCAACCTGGGCCGGATGTTCCGGCCCGGCCAGGACCCGCTCACACCGAACTGGAAGCACCTGCCGATCGGATACCACGGCCGGGCCGGCACCGTCGTCGTCTCCGGCACCGAGGTGGTCCGCCCGTGCGGCCAGCGGCGCAGCCCGGACGGCGAGATCAGCTTCGGGCCGTCCCAGCGCCTCGACATCGAGGCCGAACTCGGCTTCGTCGTCGGCACCCCCTCAGCGCTGGGCCGGCCCGTCGAGCTGACCGCCTTCGACCAGCACGTCTTCGGCGTGTGCCTGGTCAACGACTGGTCGGCGCGTGACATCCAGGCCTGGGAGTACGTGCCGCTCGGCCCGTTCCTGGGCAAGTCGTTCGCCACCTCGATCTCGCCGTGGATCGTCCCGCTGGCCGCCCTCGACCGGGCCCGGGTCACCCCGCCGGCCCGGACCGTGCCACTGCTGCCCTACCTGGACGACGCGTCGACCGAACCCTGGGGCTTCGACATCCACCTGGAGGTCCGGCTCAACGGCCACATCGTGTCCCGGCCCGAGTTCGCCGGCATGTACTGGACCGGCGCCCAGATGCTGGCCCACCTGACCGCCAACGGCGCCTCGCTGCGCACCGGCGACCTGTACGCCTCCGGCACCATCAGCGGCGAGGACCCCGACCAGCGCGGCTCCCTGATCGAGCTGTCCTGGGGCGGCCAGGAGCCGGTCAAACTGCCGGACGGCGCCACCCGCACGTTTTTGGAGGACGGCGACGAGGTCGTGATCACCGCGACCGCGCCCGGCCCGGCCGGCGCCGTGATCGGCCTCGGCGAACTGCGCGGCCGGATCACCGCGGCGAACCGGGACTGA
- a CDS encoding homogentisate 1,2-dioxygenase, with product MAHYQRAGNIPPKRHTQHRDPDGRLYYEELMGEEGFSSDSSLLYHRHVPSAVVGARIWQLPDQATTSNQPLLPRHLKLHDLFPGEEWKSCDAVRDRRLVLGNADVRINYVVCGTASPLYRNATGDECVYVEAGEGVVETVFGDLEVAIGDYVIIPRATTHRWVPGGHEPLRLYAIEANSHIAPPKRYLSRYGQFLEHSPYCERDLRLPSAPQQVNERDVEVYIKHRGDGPGGLAGSVHILPDHPFDVVGWDGCLYPYAFNIADYEPITGRIHQPPPVHQVFEGNNFVICNFVPRKVDYHPLAVPVPYYHSNVDSDEVMFYVGGDYEARKGSGINVGSISLHPGGYPHGPQPSAIEASLGAEQFDETAVMVDTFRPLGLGEGGSLSDDGKYAWTWAGRGPKS from the coding sequence ATGGCGCACTACCAGCGGGCCGGAAACATCCCGCCCAAGCGGCACACCCAGCACCGCGACCCCGACGGCCGCCTCTACTACGAGGAGCTGATGGGTGAGGAGGGCTTCTCCTCGGACTCCTCCCTGCTCTACCACCGGCACGTCCCGTCGGCGGTGGTCGGCGCCCGGATCTGGCAGCTGCCGGACCAGGCCACCACGTCCAACCAGCCGCTGCTGCCCCGGCACCTGAAGCTGCACGACCTGTTCCCCGGCGAGGAGTGGAAGTCCTGCGACGCGGTCCGGGACCGGCGGCTGGTCCTGGGCAACGCGGACGTGCGGATCAACTACGTGGTGTGCGGCACGGCGTCTCCGCTGTACCGCAACGCGACCGGCGACGAATGCGTCTACGTCGAGGCCGGCGAGGGCGTGGTGGAGACGGTCTTCGGTGACCTGGAGGTGGCCATCGGCGACTACGTGATCATCCCGCGGGCCACCACGCACCGATGGGTGCCGGGCGGTCACGAGCCGCTGCGGCTCTACGCGATCGAGGCGAACAGCCACATCGCCCCGCCGAAGCGCTACCTCTCCCGGTACGGGCAGTTCCTCGAGCACTCGCCGTACTGCGAGCGGGACCTGCGGCTGCCGAGCGCGCCGCAGCAGGTGAACGAGCGGGACGTCGAGGTCTACATCAAGCACCGCGGCGACGGGCCGGGTGGGCTCGCCGGCAGCGTGCACATCCTGCCGGACCACCCGTTCGACGTGGTCGGGTGGGACGGGTGCCTGTACCCGTACGCGTTCAACATCGCCGACTACGAGCCGATCACCGGCCGCATCCACCAGCCGCCGCCGGTGCACCAGGTCTTCGAGGGCAACAACTTCGTGATCTGCAACTTCGTGCCGCGCAAGGTCGACTACCACCCGCTCGCGGTGCCGGTCCCCTACTACCACTCGAACGTCGACAGCGACGAGGTGATGTTCTACGTCGGCGGCGACTACGAGGCCCGCAAGGGCTCCGGGATCAATGTCGGCTCGATCTCGCTGCACCCCGGCGGTTACCCGCACGGCCCGCAGCCGAGCGCGATCGAGGCCAGCCTGGGCGCGGAGCAGTTCGACGAGACCGCGGTCATGGTCGACACGTTCCGGCCGCTCGGCCTTGGCGAGGGTGGCAGCCTCAGCGACGACGGGAAGTACGCCTGGACCTGGGCCGGGCGGGGCCCGAAGTCGTGA
- a CDS encoding glycoside hydrolase family 3 C-terminal domain-containing protein gives MKRISLLLLPLTFIVVPATPAHAADDCSTVPWMDVRKSPEKRAQALLAASTQHQKYRWLVEQPANSPQQTTWPGDVVYPVQVPCTPTVVYSDGPDGVRFTPGVTAFPATIATAATWNQPLAYAKGAAQGAEAFDKGKNVLLAPGLASGRTPLSGRTPEYLGEDPLLTGLIAAAGTRGIQKDDRVLATLKHYVANEQELDRQTSSSNADERTLRQIYDLPFEIAIDRGRPESVMCSYNQINGVYACENERLNEVLKGDIGFDGYVMSDFGSVHSTAPSLVNGLDQELNRPIWFTPARLDAALAAGEITQRQIDAAAFRVVRSYLRGGLFDHPLPATPVPDASTAAHKAVARQVAEQGSVLLKNDRLLPLRPKAGDTIAVIGPTASSTPTDGISANSVCSLSWRFGNPQTLQCEDLISPETGIRDRAARAGATVTFDNGSDPAAAAAAAANADVAVVFGYQRAGEFNDLPDLRLQGNGDALISAVAAANPRTVVVLQTGSAVEMPWIARVPAVLESWYGGEQMGPAIAALLFGDTNPSGRLPMTFPRSLADTPTAGDPARYPGIRAEGDPIRQVSYSEGLQVGYRWYQAQGIDPLFAFGHGLSYTTFKYRDVRVSGDGRSELRIRFQLSNTGRRTGTEVAQAYVTLPSAAGEPFRRLVGWERVTLAPGQQRTVEIKLDRGDLKDLHLLEYWAGGWKTASGTYRVHVGGSSETAQSGTFRVR, from the coding sequence ATGAAACGTATCAGCCTGCTCCTGCTCCCACTCACCTTCATCGTGGTCCCGGCCACGCCGGCCCACGCCGCCGACGACTGCTCCACTGTCCCGTGGATGGACGTCCGCAAATCGCCCGAGAAACGCGCTCAGGCGCTGCTCGCGGCCAGCACCCAGCACCAGAAGTACCGCTGGCTGGTCGAGCAGCCCGCCAACAGCCCGCAACAGACGACCTGGCCCGGCGACGTCGTCTATCCCGTCCAGGTGCCGTGCACGCCGACCGTGGTCTACTCCGACGGCCCGGACGGCGTACGGTTCACGCCCGGTGTCACCGCGTTCCCGGCGACCATCGCCACCGCCGCGACCTGGAACCAGCCGCTCGCCTACGCCAAGGGCGCCGCCCAGGGCGCCGAGGCCTTCGACAAGGGCAAGAACGTGCTGCTCGCGCCCGGCCTGGCCAGCGGGCGCACCCCGCTCTCCGGCCGCACCCCCGAGTACCTCGGCGAGGACCCGCTGCTCACCGGCCTGATCGCGGCGGCCGGCACCCGCGGCATCCAGAAGGACGACAGGGTCCTCGCCACGCTCAAGCACTACGTCGCCAACGAGCAGGAACTCGACCGGCAGACCAGCTCGTCGAACGCCGACGAGCGCACCCTGCGCCAGATCTACGACCTGCCCTTCGAGATCGCCATCGACCGGGGGCGGCCGGAGAGCGTGATGTGCTCCTACAACCAGATCAACGGCGTGTACGCCTGCGAGAACGAACGCCTGAACGAGGTGCTCAAGGGCGACATCGGCTTCGACGGCTACGTGATGTCCGACTTCGGTTCGGTGCACTCCACCGCGCCGAGCCTGGTCAACGGCCTCGACCAGGAACTGAACCGGCCGATCTGGTTCACCCCGGCCCGCCTCGACGCGGCCCTGGCGGCCGGTGAGATCACCCAGCGGCAGATCGATGCGGCGGCGTTCCGGGTGGTTCGGTCGTACCTCCGCGGTGGTCTCTTCGATCACCCGCTGCCCGCCACCCCGGTGCCGGACGCCTCCACCGCCGCGCACAAGGCCGTCGCCCGGCAGGTGGCCGAGCAGGGCTCGGTGCTGCTGAAGAACGACAGGCTGCTGCCGCTGCGGCCGAAGGCCGGCGACACCATCGCGGTGATCGGGCCGACCGCGTCGTCCACGCCCACCGACGGGATCAGCGCGAACTCGGTGTGCAGCCTGTCGTGGCGCTTCGGCAACCCGCAGACCCTGCAGTGCGAGGATCTGATCTCGCCGGAGACCGGCATCCGCGACCGGGCGGCCCGGGCCGGTGCGACGGTCACCTTCGACAACGGCAGCGACCCGGCGGCAGCGGCTGCGGCAGCGGCGAACGCCGACGTGGCGGTGGTCTTCGGATATCAGCGGGCCGGCGAGTTCAACGACCTGCCCGACCTGCGGCTGCAGGGCAACGGGGACGCGCTGATCAGTGCGGTGGCCGCGGCGAATCCGCGTACCGTGGTGGTCCTGCAGACCGGCAGCGCGGTCGAGATGCCCTGGATCGCCCGGGTGCCCGCGGTGCTGGAGAGCTGGTACGGCGGCGAGCAGATGGGCCCGGCCATCGCCGCGCTGCTCTTCGGCGACACCAACCCGTCCGGCAGGCTGCCGATGACCTTCCCGCGCTCGCTCGCCGACACCCCGACCGCCGGCGACCCGGCACGCTACCCCGGCATCCGCGCCGAGGGCGACCCGATCCGGCAGGTGTCCTACAGCGAGGGCCTTCAGGTCGGCTACCGCTGGTACCAGGCCCAGGGCATCGACCCGCTCTTCGCCTTCGGCCACGGCCTGTCCTACACCACGTTCAAATACCGCGACGTGCGCGTCAGCGGGGACGGGCGCAGCGAGCTGCGCATCAGGTTCCAGCTGTCCAACACCGGGCGGCGTACGGGCACCGAGGTCGCCCAGGCCTACGTGACCCTGCCGTCGGCCGCCGGTGAGCCGTTCCGGCGCCTGGTCGGCTGGGAGCGGGTGACCCTCGCGCCGGGTCAGCAGCGCACCGTCGAGATCAAGCTCGACCGGGGCGATCTGAAGGACCTGCACCTGCTCGAATACTGGGCGGGCGGCTGGAAGACGGCTTCCGGCACGTACCGGGTGCACGTCGGCGGATCGTCCGAGACCGCCCAGAGCGGCACGTTCCGGGTGCGCTGA
- a CDS encoding LCP family protein yields MGERVAETAKKRRAPLWARLCVAGGAVVLVASGGTAVTGQALIAKYTGAVTDNSLLTDQAAEAAVPKTNLKGALNILLVGIDPRDETTPPLSDSIIVAHIPADRSRAYLFSMPRDLYVEIPEFPAANVRSHHAKINAAMSLGSQTGKEKPDVASGFQLLSKTVRNHTGIKKFDAGAIINFGGFKKIVEALGGVNMVIDQNVKSEHLKPDGTGRDRLPQCQGHHRCSRPYTGPQKEYKKSSKPVHLEAWEALDYVRQRYGLPRTDYDRQRHQQQFIKAMAKQAMSKDVVTNPSKLTKVMGAAGDSLTFAGGDHSIIDWALELKDMNTDDMVTVNLPGGGLGTGSNYKGEQFADSVDGFFEAVAKDEVGEFLLDHPEFVNKEG; encoded by the coding sequence ATGGGGGAACGGGTGGCTGAAACCGCGAAGAAGCGTCGCGCACCGCTGTGGGCTCGGCTCTGTGTGGCCGGCGGTGCGGTCGTTCTGGTGGCCAGTGGGGGCACCGCTGTCACCGGGCAGGCGCTGATCGCCAAGTACACGGGCGCGGTCACCGACAACAGCCTCCTGACGGACCAGGCGGCCGAGGCCGCCGTCCCCAAGACCAATCTCAAGGGCGCGCTGAACATTCTGCTCGTCGGCATCGACCCGCGGGACGAGACCACCCCGCCGCTGTCCGACTCGATCATCGTGGCACACATCCCCGCCGACCGGTCTCGGGCGTACCTGTTCTCCATGCCCCGCGACCTGTATGTGGAGATTCCCGAGTTCCCGGCCGCCAACGTCCGGTCCCACCACGCCAAGATCAACGCGGCGATGTCGCTGGGCAGCCAGACCGGCAAGGAGAAGCCGGACGTGGCCTCCGGCTTCCAGCTGCTCTCCAAGACGGTCCGCAACCACACCGGGATCAAGAAGTTCGACGCCGGCGCGATCATCAACTTCGGCGGCTTCAAGAAGATCGTCGAAGCGCTCGGCGGCGTCAACATGGTGATCGACCAGAACGTGAAGTCCGAGCACCTCAAGCCGGACGGCACCGGCCGCGACCGGCTGCCGCAGTGCCAGGGACACCACCGCTGCTCCCGGCCGTACACCGGGCCGCAGAAGGAGTACAAGAAGAGCAGCAAGCCGGTGCACCTGGAAGCCTGGGAGGCGCTCGACTACGTGCGCCAGCGCTACGGCCTGCCCCGCACCGACTACGACCGCCAGCGCCACCAGCAGCAGTTCATCAAGGCCATGGCGAAGCAGGCGATGAGCAAGGACGTGGTGACGAACCCGTCGAAGCTGACCAAGGTGATGGGCGCGGCCGGCGACTCGCTGACCTTCGCCGGCGGCGACCACAGCATCATCGACTGGGCCCTCGAGCTCAAGGACATGAACACCGACGACATGGTCACGGTGAACCTGCCCGGCGGTGGCCTGGGCACCGGCAGCAACTACAAGGGCGAGCAGTTCGCCGACTCGGTCGACGGCTTCTTCGAGGCGGTGGCGAAGGACGAGGTGGGCGAGTTCCTGCTCGACCACCCCGAGTTCGTCAACAAGGAGGGCTAG
- the hppD gene encoding 4-hydroxyphenylpyruvate dioxygenase gives MSVHDTLTNEERLAELDLGTLKQLVGLVEYDSVNDPFPVTGWDAIVWAVGNATQTAHFFQSAFGMELIAYSGPETGNRDHMSFVLKSGAIRFVIQGGVDPDSWIIGHHARHGDGVTDIALQVPDVDKCIEHARAQGATILEEPHDLSDEFGTVRIAAIAAYGETRHTLINRDHYTGPYLPGYVARTSTFQKREGAPKRVFQALDHIVGNVELGNMDEWVDFYNRVMGFTNMAEFIGDDIATDYSALMSKVVASGNHRVKFPLNEPAMGKKKSQIDEYLEFYRGPGAQHLALATNDILRTVDVLRAEGIEFLSTPDSYYEDPELRARIGNVRVPIEELQKRGILVDRDEDGYLLQIFTKPTGDRPTVFFEFIERHGSLGFGKGNFKALFEAIEREQERRGNF, from the coding sequence ATGTCCGTCCACGACACCCTCACCAACGAAGAGCGGCTCGCCGAGCTCGATCTCGGCACGCTCAAGCAGCTCGTCGGGCTGGTCGAGTACGACTCGGTCAACGACCCGTTCCCGGTGACCGGGTGGGACGCGATCGTCTGGGCGGTCGGCAACGCCACTCAGACCGCGCACTTCTTCCAGTCCGCGTTCGGCATGGAGCTGATCGCGTACTCCGGCCCCGAGACCGGCAACCGCGACCACATGTCGTTCGTGCTCAAGAGCGGCGCCATCCGCTTCGTGATCCAGGGCGGCGTGGACCCGGACAGCTGGATCATCGGCCACCACGCGCGGCACGGCGACGGCGTCACCGACATCGCGCTGCAGGTCCCCGACGTCGACAAGTGCATCGAGCACGCCCGCGCGCAGGGCGCCACCATCCTGGAGGAGCCCCACGACCTGTCCGACGAGTTCGGCACGGTCAGGATCGCCGCGATCGCCGCGTACGGTGAGACCCGCCACACGCTGATCAACCGGGATCACTACACCGGCCCGTACCTGCCGGGTTACGTCGCCCGCACCTCCACCTTCCAGAAGCGCGAGGGCGCCCCGAAGCGGGTCTTCCAAGCGCTGGACCACATCGTCGGCAACGTCGAGCTCGGCAACATGGACGAGTGGGTCGACTTCTACAACCGGGTCATGGGCTTCACCAACATGGCCGAGTTCATCGGCGACGACATCGCCACCGACTACTCGGCGCTGATGTCCAAGGTCGTCGCCTCCGGCAACCACCGGGTGAAGTTCCCGCTCAACGAGCCGGCGATGGGCAAGAAGAAGTCGCAGATCGACGAGTACCTGGAGTTCTACCGCGGCCCGGGCGCCCAGCACCTGGCGCTGGCCACCAACGACATCCTGCGCACCGTCGACGTGCTGCGCGCCGAGGGCATCGAGTTCCTCAGCACACCGGACTCGTACTACGAGGACCCCGAGCTGCGGGCCCGGATCGGCAACGTCCGGGTGCCGATCGAGGAGCTGCAGAAGCGCGGCATCCTGGTCGACCGGGACGAGGACGGCTACCTGCTGCAGATCTTCACCAAGCCGACCGGTGACCGGCCTACCGTGTTCTTCGAGTTCATCGAGCGGCACGGCTCGCTCGGCTTCGGGAAGGGCAACTTCAAGGCGCTGTTCGAGGCGATCGAGCGCGAGCAGGAGCGCCGGGGCAACTTCTAG
- a CDS encoding tetratricopeptide repeat protein, with product MFAKMLTGHRRRANLTQEDLAERTGLSVRSIRDLEAGRVARPRPSTLKLLSDAFALSAVERERFLAAAHPPPAAGPRQLPLDVPGFSGRDDELAALDALLAQSAATVVLAAVGGLAGVGKTALAVHWAHRCAGRFPDGQLYANLRGFDPAPSVADPAEVLRGFLEALDVPAARIPAGTDARAALYRGLLCDRRMLVVLDNARDEEQVLPLLPGAGASGVLVTSRDQLPGLIAAAGAQPLTLGVLTGHEAHTLLAARVGTTRLVADPEAVTRIVGATAGLPLALTMVAARIAVHPDFPLAAFADDLGVTADLQRVFSWSYRALAPPTARLFRALGSHPGPDVTAPAAAALAGEPEAEIAPRLTELARLHLLIEHRPGRFLLHDLVRDYAAAIADPEPSRYERLYRHYLTEAGAAAVAYQPQWVVPIPRPQHLPSTEQARAYFDAEHQVLAAVVRQAAERCAAGYTWQLAWALAAWYAPSGRWAAHEVLQRLALEVSRATGDDAGAATASRLLARAEIRRNRLPDAERHLRDAHDLYGRLADPGGQAQVLHNLTEVLQMSGRSAEAIEAAFEAVRLRRETGDLDGEARSLNALGWLHALAGEFDEAVACCSAALAVQRTRGDRNGQAATLDSLAIAYDGLGHNEEATAAAEEAIGLFRASGDRYHEAETLSRLGDIRMGAGDRAAAVEAWRAALLIFDDLEVPAADDLRRRLSPGSPR from the coding sequence GTGTTCGCGAAGATGCTCACAGGACATCGGCGGCGGGCCAACCTCACCCAGGAGGATCTGGCCGAGCGGACCGGTCTGAGCGTGCGCAGCATCCGGGACCTGGAGGCCGGCCGGGTGGCCCGGCCGCGCCCGTCCACTCTGAAGCTGCTGTCCGACGCGTTCGCGCTGTCGGCCGTGGAACGGGAGCGGTTCCTGGCGGCCGCGCATCCGCCGCCGGCTGCTGGGCCGCGTCAGCTGCCGCTGGACGTGCCGGGCTTCTCCGGCCGCGACGACGAGCTCGCCGCCCTCGACGCTCTGCTGGCGCAGTCGGCGGCGACAGTCGTGCTGGCGGCCGTCGGTGGTCTCGCCGGGGTAGGCAAGACCGCGCTGGCCGTGCACTGGGCACACCGGTGCGCCGGCCGGTTCCCCGACGGCCAGCTCTACGCCAACCTGCGCGGGTTCGATCCGGCGCCGTCGGTCGCCGACCCGGCCGAGGTGCTGCGGGGCTTCCTGGAGGCCCTCGACGTGCCGGCCGCACGCATCCCGGCCGGTACGGACGCCCGCGCCGCCCTCTACCGCGGGCTGCTCTGCGACCGGCGGATGCTCGTCGTGCTGGACAACGCCCGCGACGAGGAACAGGTGCTGCCCCTGCTGCCCGGCGCCGGCGCCAGCGGGGTGCTGGTGACCAGCCGGGACCAGCTCCCGGGGCTGATTGCGGCGGCCGGCGCGCAGCCGCTGACGCTCGGCGTGCTGACCGGGCACGAGGCGCACACGTTGCTCGCCGCGCGGGTCGGCACGACGCGGCTGGTCGCCGACCCGGAGGCGGTGACGCGGATCGTCGGCGCCACGGCCGGCCTGCCGCTGGCGCTGACCATGGTCGCCGCCCGGATCGCCGTGCACCCGGACTTCCCGCTCGCCGCGTTCGCCGACGACCTGGGCGTCACGGCTGATCTGCAGCGGGTGTTCTCCTGGTCGTACCGAGCGCTTGCGCCGCCGACGGCCCGGCTGTTCCGGGCGCTCGGGTCGCATCCGGGTCCCGACGTGACCGCGCCCGCGGCGGCCGCGCTCGCCGGTGAGCCGGAGGCCGAGATCGCCCCGCGGCTGACCGAGCTGGCCCGGCTGCATCTGCTCATCGAACACCGGCCGGGCCGTTTCCTGCTGCACGATCTGGTCCGGGACTACGCCGCCGCGATCGCCGATCCGGAACCGTCGCGGTACGAGCGGCTGTACCGGCACTACCTCACCGAGGCAGGCGCCGCCGCGGTCGCCTACCAGCCGCAGTGGGTGGTCCCGATCCCGCGCCCGCAGCACTTGCCGTCCACCGAGCAGGCCCGCGCCTACTTCGACGCCGAGCATCAGGTGCTCGCCGCCGTCGTGCGCCAGGCCGCCGAGCGCTGCGCCGCCGGCTACACGTGGCAGCTGGCCTGGGCCCTGGCGGCGTGGTACGCCCCGAGCGGCCGCTGGGCAGCGCACGAGGTGCTGCAACGGCTCGCCCTGGAGGTGTCCCGGGCCACCGGCGACGACGCCGGGGCGGCGACCGCCAGCCGATTGCTCGCCCGCGCCGAGATCCGCCGCAACCGACTGCCCGATGCCGAGCGGCACCTGCGGGACGCCCACGACCTGTACGGCCGGCTGGCCGATCCGGGTGGGCAGGCGCAGGTCCTGCACAACCTCACCGAGGTGCTGCAGATGTCCGGCCGCTCCGCCGAGGCCATCGAGGCAGCCTTCGAGGCGGTCCGGTTGCGCCGCGAGACCGGTGACCTCGACGGCGAGGCCCGCTCCCTCAACGCTCTCGGCTGGCTGCACGCGCTGGCCGGGGAGTTCGACGAGGCGGTCGCCTGCTGCTCGGCGGCGCTGGCGGTGCAACGCACCCGCGGCGACCGCAACGGGCAGGCGGCCACGCTGGACAGCCTGGCCATCGCGTACGACGGTCTGGGCCACAACGAGGAGGCGACGGCCGCTGCCGAGGAGGCGATCGGGCTGTTCCGGGCTTCCGGGGACCGCTACCACGAGGCCGAGACGCTGAGCCGGCTGGGCGACATCAGGATGGGCGCCGGGGACCGGGCGGCCGCCGTCGAGGCGTGGCGCGCCGCGCTGCTGATCTTCGACGACCTCGAGGTGCCCGCCGCGGACGACCTGCGGCGGCGGCTCAGTCCCGGTTCGCCGCGGTGA
- a CDS encoding YdeI/OmpD-associated family protein has protein sequence MGTAELEELIVADAAALRGWMLEHHATSPGVWLALTRKGGAVTTLTWQQAVDQALCFGWIDGQARRRDEASSWIRFTPRRARSSWSQRNVGHVARLEEQGLMQPAGRAAVEAAKADGRWAAAYAPPSEAEVPDDLAAAIAVDPAAQAMFDVLTKANRFALIHRLNAVKRAETRERKIREFVAMLARQETIYPQKAKP, from the coding sequence ATGGGGACTGCGGAGCTCGAGGAACTGATCGTCGCCGACGCCGCGGCGCTGCGCGGGTGGATGCTGGAGCACCATGCCACCTCGCCCGGGGTGTGGCTCGCCCTCACCAGGAAGGGCGGCGCCGTCACCACGCTGACTTGGCAGCAGGCGGTGGACCAGGCTCTGTGTTTCGGCTGGATCGACGGCCAGGCCCGCCGGCGCGACGAGGCTTCGTCGTGGATCCGGTTCACTCCGCGCCGGGCCCGCAGCTCCTGGTCGCAGCGCAACGTCGGACACGTGGCCAGGCTCGAGGAGCAGGGGCTGATGCAGCCGGCGGGCCGCGCGGCGGTGGAGGCGGCGAAGGCGGACGGGCGGTGGGCAGCCGCCTATGCGCCGCCGTCGGAGGCCGAGGTTCCGGACGACCTGGCCGCGGCGATCGCCGTCGATCCGGCAGCGCAGGCGATGTTCGACGTGCTCACCAAGGCCAACCGGTTCGCGCTGATCCACCGCCTCAACGCGGTCAAGCGGGCCGAGACCCGGGAGCGGAAGATCCGCGAGTTCGTCGCGATGCTGGCCCGGCAGGAGACCATCTACCCACAGAAGGCCAAGCCTTAG
- a CDS encoding GGDEF domain-containing protein, whose protein sequence is MRRVVAGGRADNPAVVSGFTLGLLFTLAGIYTFVTMLLPTPAGFQPASVALIAVVALVWGLVAMVLPWARIPHLLRLANGPAAMAVIALHNIAAGQDAYRYTMFFFLVFLWAGLCEARGLSLKMSPFLAVAYLGPLLADGKSAADLASISYALPIYLAVGEVLAWRTERMRRLQRRLQQLAHQDPLTGLPNRTVFTSALHEHCARPEPVAVLFLDLDGFKQINDRLGHAAGDQVLVQVSAALRAHTRPGYADLPCRLAGDEFVLLLPNTDLPTARAVADHLEHRLNQLHAADGTPVHGSVGVAVGTGMDAEDLIAAADHAMYTAKKAKPVSRRAA, encoded by the coding sequence GTGCGCCGCGTGGTAGCCGGCGGCCGCGCTGACAACCCCGCGGTGGTCAGCGGCTTCACCCTGGGCCTGTTGTTCACGCTGGCCGGAATCTACACCTTCGTCACGATGCTGCTTCCGACCCCGGCCGGGTTCCAGCCGGCGTCGGTGGCCCTGATCGCCGTGGTCGCGCTGGTCTGGGGCCTGGTCGCGATGGTGCTGCCCTGGGCGCGGATCCCACACCTGCTGCGGCTCGCCAACGGGCCGGCGGCGATGGCGGTGATCGCTCTGCACAACATCGCCGCCGGCCAGGACGCCTACCGCTACACGATGTTCTTCTTCCTGGTGTTTCTCTGGGCCGGCCTGTGCGAGGCACGCGGTCTGAGCCTCAAGATGAGCCCGTTCCTGGCGGTCGCGTACCTCGGCCCGCTGCTGGCCGACGGCAAGTCGGCGGCCGACCTCGCCTCGATCAGCTACGCCCTGCCGATCTACCTCGCCGTCGGCGAGGTCCTCGCCTGGCGCACCGAGCGGATGCGCCGCCTCCAGCGCCGGCTGCAGCAGCTCGCCCACCAGGACCCGCTCACCGGCCTGCCGAACCGCACAGTCTTCACCAGCGCCCTGCACGAGCACTGCGCCCGCCCCGAACCGGTCGCCGTGCTCTTCCTCGACCTGGACGGCTTCAAGCAGATCAACGACCGCCTCGGCCATGCGGCCGGCGACCAGGTGCTGGTCCAGGTGAGCGCGGCGCTGCGGGCCCACACCCGCCCGGGGTACGCCGACCTGCCCTGCCGCCTCGCCGGCGACGAGTTCGTCCTGCTGCTGCCGAACACCGACCTGCCCACCGCCCGCGCCGTAGCCGACCACCTCGAACACCGCCTCAACCAGCTGCACGCGGCCGACGGCACCCCGGTGCACGGCAGCGTCGGCGTCGCCGTCGGCACCGGCATGGACGCCGAGGACCTGATCGCTGCCGCCGACCACGCCATGTACACCGCGAAGAAGGCCAAACCGGTCAGCCGCCGAGCCGCCTGA